In one window of Chryseobacterium sp. JV274 DNA:
- a CDS encoding mevalonate kinase — MTNPLFYAKIILFGEYGMIEDSQGLVVPYSFYKGTLKFSDLSSEFELNSNRHLQKYSEYLTALDLSDDFKLDIGSFKNDISNGLFFDSNIPQGYGVGSSGALVAAIFEKYSISKLNPENISKNNLKKLKAVFGEMESYFHGKSSGMDPLICYMNLPILIENKENLDRVNIPEGEEGKGAIFLIDSGITGETGPMIQIFFEKMKTEGFRKTLKEEFIRYNNACIESFLKKDMNPFFRNLKKLSHWAYEHFRPMIPESIFNIWKKGLDSNAYYLKLCGSGGGGYILGFTKDYAKAEKMLEGFQKEVIYRF; from the coding sequence ATGACCAACCCTCTATTTTATGCAAAAATAATCCTGTTTGGAGAATATGGAATGATTGAAGATTCCCAGGGGCTTGTAGTACCTTACAGCTTCTACAAAGGAACTTTGAAATTTTCAGATCTGAGTTCTGAATTTGAACTTAATTCCAACAGACATCTGCAGAAATATTCTGAATATCTTACAGCACTTGATCTTTCTGACGATTTTAAGTTGGATATCGGGAGTTTCAAAAATGATATTTCTAACGGACTTTTCTTTGATTCCAATATTCCTCAGGGATACGGAGTTGGAAGTTCGGGAGCTTTGGTAGCAGCTATTTTTGAAAAATATTCAATCAGTAAGCTGAATCCAGAGAACATTTCAAAAAATAATCTTAAAAAATTAAAAGCTGTTTTCGGTGAAATGGAAAGTTATTTCCATGGGAAAAGTTCGGGAATGGATCCTTTGATCTGTTACATGAATCTTCCAATCCTTATCGAAAATAAAGAAAATTTAGACAGGGTAAATATTCCCGAAGGAGAAGAAGGAAAAGGGGCTATTTTCCTGATCGATTCCGGGATAACAGGGGAAACAGGTCCTATGATTCAGATTTTCTTTGAAAAAATGAAAACAGAAGGTTTCCGTAAAACCCTGAAAGAAGAATTTATCCGTTATAACAACGCATGTATTGAATCTTTCCTTAAAAAAGATATGAATCCTTTCTTTAGAAACCTGAAAAAACTTTCTCACTGGGCCTATGAACATTTCCGGCCTATGATTCCTGAAAGTATTTTTAATATCTGGAAAAAAGGTCTGGATTCTAACGCTTATTATCTTAAACTCTGCGGAAGCGGTGGAGGCGGCTACATCTTAGGATTTACCAAAGACTATGCAAAAGCAGAAAAAATGCTTGAAGGCTTCCAAAAAGAAGTGATTTACAGATTTTAA
- a CDS encoding acetyl-CoA C-acyltransferase: MKEVFIVSAVRTPMGSFMGSLSTVPATKLGAAAVKGALDKIGLDPNAVQEIYMGNVLQAGEGQAPARQVALGAGLSINTPSTTVNKVCASGMKAVTMAAQAIKAGDAEVIVAGGMENMSLVPHYYNARVATKLGDIKMLDGMVLDGLTDVYNKVHMGVCAEKCAVDYNITREDQDNFAVESYKRSAKAWSEGKFSEEIVPVSIPQRKGEPVIFAEDEEYKAVNFDRISTLPTVFKKEEGTVTAANASTLNDGASALILVSKEKMEELGLKPLAKIVSYADAAHEPENFTTAPAKALPIALKKAGLEVSDIDFFEFNEAFSVVGLANNKILGLDAAKVNVNGGAVALGHPLGSSGSRIIVTLINVLKQNNAKYGAAAICNGGGGASAIVIENI; this comes from the coding sequence ATGAAAGAAGTATTCATCGTTTCCGCAGTAAGAACACCTATGGGGAGTTTTATGGGAAGCTTGTCAACAGTTCCGGCTACAAAACTGGGAGCAGCTGCTGTAAAAGGAGCATTAGATAAAATCGGTTTAGATCCTAATGCTGTTCAGGAAATTTATATGGGGAATGTTCTTCAGGCAGGAGAAGGCCAGGCGCCGGCTCGTCAGGTAGCTTTAGGAGCAGGTCTTTCAATCAATACACCTTCTACTACAGTTAATAAAGTATGTGCTTCAGGAATGAAGGCTGTGACAATGGCTGCTCAGGCGATCAAAGCTGGTGATGCAGAAGTAATTGTTGCAGGAGGTATGGAGAATATGTCTTTAGTTCCTCATTATTACAATGCAAGAGTGGCTACAAAATTAGGCGATATCAAAATGCTTGATGGAATGGTGCTTGACGGTCTTACAGACGTATACAACAAAGTACATATGGGAGTATGTGCAGAAAAATGTGCAGTAGATTATAATATCACAAGAGAAGATCAGGATAACTTCGCTGTAGAATCTTATAAAAGATCTGCTAAAGCTTGGAGCGAAGGGAAGTTCAGTGAAGAAATTGTACCGGTTTCTATTCCTCAGAGAAAAGGAGAGCCTGTAATCTTTGCTGAAGATGAAGAATACAAAGCAGTAAACTTCGACAGAATTTCAACCCTTCCTACCGTATTCAAAAAAGAAGAAGGTACAGTAACTGCAGCTAATGCATCTACTTTGAATGATGGTGCTTCTGCATTGATCCTTGTTTCAAAAGAAAAAATGGAAGAACTGGGATTGAAGCCTCTTGCAAAAATCGTTTCTTATGCTGATGCAGCGCATGAGCCTGAAAACTTTACAACGGCTCCGGCAAAAGCGTTACCTATCGCTCTTAAAAAAGCAGGATTAGAAGTTTCTGATATCGATTTCTTCGAATTCAATGAAGCTTTTTCAGTAGTGGGATTGGCCAACAACAAAATCTTAGGGTTAGATGCTGCTAAAGTAAACGTAAACGGTGGTGCTGTAGCACTGGGACATCCACTGGGAAGTTCTGGTTCAAGAATCATCGTTACTTTGATTAACGTATTGAAGCAAAATAATGCAAAATACGGTGCCGCAGCAATCTGCAACGGTGGTGGAGGTGCTTCCGCTATCGTGATTGAAAATATCTAA
- a CDS encoding M12 family metallo-peptidase, which produces MKKILLICFLGCFIFVFSQKLKPISQKVSEYRNGKIDLKSYDLFEINKNPDKLAEYKRAATDITVMSLKPAELKRLIREKPDFLEVSFPFDGGKQITVEMYRHQILTNDFKVVTEKGKAVEYTPGVYYQGIVKGDNASIVAFSFFNNDIVGVASTPELGNIVLGKAKNSEDFVNYSDSKLTGPNPFACEIDGLKENQTQRPAFNPNNTHNKKTDNCVRIYYEAGFGPYTQNGSNTTTTTNWVTAMHNNVTTLYANENVNVALSEVFVWTTTDPYAGSPSAILNQFRTTRTTFNGDLAQLLRNPATTSIAYVNSLCTDYRYSYCGMNFNYQNVPTYSWNIEAMTHELGHNLGSPHTHACFWNGNNTAIDGCGPASGNNEGCTAALPPAGGGTIMSYCHLVSSVGINFANGFGIQPGTLIKNTVDSKGCLGTNCTASCPTSITNFNINNITQTSANATFTDAASTSWKYKLATGSGTAVSSGNASTQSFNFTNLQPASYYRLSVGTDCSGPNAFQLSKLFLTDGAWCHGTQFLDTGGSTGQYGDNEDLVKTFYPTPGSSMTMTFTTFDLEQGYDFMYVYNGSSTASPLFANGNNLSGSTVPGPFTSTDPSGAITVRFVSDGGVTGNGWKVNFSCGVLAVEDITTKNNSIDIYPNPAKNMITLSSKERLKGYKIYDEAGRLVASDSSLKGNKQEINLSSIQTGNYVITVETEKQTVNKKLIKQ; this is translated from the coding sequence ATGAAAAAAATTCTATTAATTTGTTTTTTGGGATGTTTTATTTTTGTTTTTTCCCAGAAATTAAAACCAATTTCTCAAAAAGTCTCGGAATATCGTAATGGAAAAATAGACCTTAAAAGTTATGATCTGTTTGAGATCAATAAAAATCCTGATAAACTGGCTGAATACAAAAGGGCAGCAACAGATATTACTGTTATGTCTTTGAAGCCAGCAGAATTGAAAAGATTAATCAGAGAAAAACCTGATTTTCTTGAAGTATCTTTTCCTTTTGACGGTGGGAAGCAGATCACTGTTGAAATGTACAGACATCAGATCTTAACCAACGATTTTAAAGTTGTAACAGAAAAAGGAAAAGCAGTAGAGTATACTCCAGGCGTTTATTATCAGGGAATTGTAAAAGGAGATAATGCCTCTATTGTAGCTTTTAGCTTTTTTAATAACGATATCGTAGGAGTTGCTTCTACTCCCGAATTAGGAAATATAGTACTTGGAAAAGCTAAAAATTCTGAAGATTTTGTAAACTATTCAGATTCTAAGTTAACAGGCCCCAATCCATTTGCCTGTGAGATAGACGGACTAAAAGAAAATCAGACCCAAAGACCTGCTTTTAACCCTAACAATACCCATAATAAAAAAACGGATAATTGCGTAAGAATTTACTACGAAGCAGGCTTTGGTCCTTATACCCAAAATGGAAGCAATACGACTACCACCACCAATTGGGTGACTGCTATGCACAATAATGTTACAACATTGTACGCCAATGAGAATGTTAATGTAGCTTTAAGTGAAGTTTTTGTTTGGACAACCACCGATCCTTATGCAGGCTCACCAAGTGCAATTCTGAACCAGTTTAGAACCACCAGAACCACTTTTAATGGCGATTTGGCACAATTATTAAGAAATCCTGCTACAACAAGTATCGCATACGTAAATTCATTGTGTACCGATTACAGATATTCTTATTGTGGTATGAATTTTAATTATCAAAATGTACCCACTTATTCATGGAATATAGAAGCTATGACGCATGAGCTTGGGCATAATTTAGGTTCACCACATACTCACGCTTGTTTCTGGAACGGTAATAATACAGCTATTGACGGGTGCGGACCTGCTTCAGGAAATAACGAAGGATGTACTGCAGCTCTTCCTCCTGCAGGCGGTGGTACTATTATGAGTTACTGTCATTTGGTAAGCAGTGTAGGAATTAATTTTGCAAATGGCTTTGGGATACAGCCAGGAACACTGATCAAAAATACGGTAGATTCAAAAGGATGTCTAGGTACGAACTGCACAGCGTCTTGTCCTACATCCATCACAAATTTTAACATTAACAATATCACGCAGACTTCTGCAAATGCCACTTTTACAGATGCTGCTTCAACATCATGGAAATATAAACTGGCGACAGGTAGCGGAACGGCAGTATCTTCCGGAAATGCCAGTACACAATCTTTTAATTTTACAAACCTTCAACCGGCATCTTATTATAGACTAAGTGTAGGAACAGATTGCAGCGGGCCTAATGCCTTCCAGCTATCAAAGCTTTTTCTGACTGATGGAGCATGGTGTCATGGAACTCAGTTTTTAGATACAGGCGGTTCCACAGGTCAGTATGGAGATAATGAAGACCTTGTAAAAACATTTTATCCTACTCCCGGCTCATCTATGACAATGACATTTACAACATTCGATCTTGAACAGGGCTATGATTTTATGTATGTGTATAATGGCTCTTCTACAGCTTCACCATTATTCGCCAATGGAAATAATCTGAGTGGAAGCACAGTTCCCGGTCCTTTTACATCAACAGATCCTTCAGGTGCTATAACCGTAAGATTTGTTTCAGATGGAGGAGTTACAGGAAATGGCTGGAAGGTGAATTTCTCTTGCGGTGTCTTAGCAGTAGAAGATATCACCACCAAAAATAATTCAATAGATATTTATCCGAATCCTGCCAAAAATATGATAACCCTCTCTTCAAAAGAAAGATTAAAAGGGTATAAAATTTATGATGAAGCAGGAAGATTGGTCGCTTCTGATTCTTCCTTGAAAGGTAATAAACAGGAAATAAATCTTTCCTCAATTCAGACAGGAAACTATGTAATTACCGTAGAAACAGAGAAGCAGACAGTTAATAAGAAGCTCATCAAACAGTAA
- a CDS encoding RNA polymerase sigma factor, with protein sequence MKNLEENFLLAKKQDRRGQKALYEMFAPKMLAIANSYVNNLHDAEDILLNALMKCFTRIDECRDWKSFPFWLRKIIVNDSITFIRKNKNILYADVEIADDYSESFDEEYPEEINIEEIFSQMPIGYRLIFNLYVFEDKKHSEIAEILNISEGTSKSQLSKAKKWLAEFLKAKENEKRNTETVKI encoded by the coding sequence ATGAAGAATCTCGAAGAGAATTTTTTATTGGCTAAAAAACAAGACCGGAGAGGGCAGAAAGCTCTTTACGAGATGTTTGCTCCCAAAATGCTGGCCATTGCAAATTCTTATGTCAATAACCTTCATGATGCGGAAGACATCCTCCTGAATGCTTTGATGAAATGCTTTACCAGAATAGATGAATGCAGAGACTGGAAAAGTTTCCCGTTCTGGCTTAGAAAAATTATTGTTAATGATTCTATTACCTTCATCCGGAAGAATAAAAATATTCTCTACGCAGATGTGGAAATTGCCGATGATTATAGTGAAAGCTTTGATGAAGAATATCCGGAAGAAATAAATATTGAAGAAATATTTTCCCAGATGCCAATAGGATATAGATTGATTTTTAATCTCTACGTCTTTGAGGACAAAAAACACAGTGAAATTGCTGAAATTCTTAATATCTCTGAAGGAACAAGCAAAAGCCAGTTGAGCAAAGCAAAAAAATGGCTTGCTGAATTTTTAAAAGCAAAAGAAAATGAAAAAAGAAATACTGAAACAGTTAAAATCTGA
- a CDS encoding UbiA family prenyltransferase, with protein sequence MNSEKETFQSKNYISKSLLYRFSQFVGFLLGARFFVAALLTFALYVSTFFLFNQDESFRKFVFDFKVHGIIFCTVLTILAGGIINQFYDLEKDHVVKPFRTRVQSFIKQKYFLYAYLALSAISLGVAWMISHNVFVFFVIYQFFMWFYSHKLSRILIVNNLTFVSLTLYPFFGMMVYYETFSKKVFLMAVFLFLILLCIDIVKDTLTRSVDKTFGYTTIPNYFKSRNTKLILTSLLMVTMVVSMKLITKTGVTGFMAYYFAGGLFIMIVCIYLLINDSRRSNFFTLNILRFWVFVGIIAMLLNGIEHKL encoded by the coding sequence ATGAATTCTGAAAAAGAAACTTTCCAATCTAAAAATTATATATCAAAATCTTTACTGTACAGATTTTCACAATTTGTGGGCTTTCTGCTCGGAGCACGGTTTTTTGTAGCAGCTCTGCTGACATTTGCCCTCTATGTTTCCACTTTTTTCCTGTTTAATCAGGATGAATCTTTCAGAAAATTCGTCTTTGATTTCAAAGTACATGGTATTATTTTCTGTACCGTTCTTACTATTCTCGCCGGTGGCATCATCAATCAGTTCTATGATCTGGAGAAAGACCACGTCGTAAAACCTTTCAGAACCAGAGTTCAGAGTTTTATCAAGCAGAAATATTTTCTATACGCGTATCTCGCACTCAGTGCTATCTCTTTGGGAGTAGCCTGGATGATTTCCCATAATGTCTTTGTTTTTTTTGTGATTTATCAGTTCTTTATGTGGTTTTACAGCCACAAATTGAGCAGAATACTCATTGTAAACAACCTTACTTTCGTCAGTCTTACTTTGTATCCGTTCTTTGGAATGATGGTGTACTATGAAACCTTTTCAAAAAAGGTATTTCTGATGGCTGTTTTTCTTTTTCTTATTTTACTGTGCATTGATATAGTGAAAGATACCCTTACCAGAAGTGTAGACAAAACGTTCGGATATACCACAATTCCTAATTATTTTAAAAGCAGAAATACAAAATTGATCCTGACTTCTTTACTCATGGTTACCATGGTAGTTTCTATGAAACTCATTACCAAAACCGGTGTTACAGGATTCATGGCCTATTATTTTGCCGGAGGACTTTTTATCATGATAGTATGTATTTATCTTCTTATCAATGATTCCCGGAGAAGTAACTTCTTTACATTGAATATATTACGATTCTGGGTTTTCGTAGGAATTATTGCAATGCTTTTAAACGGAATAGAGCATAAATTATAA
- a CDS encoding MFS transporter, producing MSETENRQPKNIKNNPKIMKAWAVYDWANSVYSLVITSTIFPIYYSILTTAYEKKEYIAETKTWIDVPVRHTIKIFGEGYQPDAVYGYSLTISFFIVVLLSPFLSSLADTIGNKKSFLQFFCYLGATSCMGLAMFTGMHNVFLGLLFSITASVGFWGSLVFYNSFLPDIATPDRQDALSARGYVYGYIGSVVLVVLCLILIQVFAKGAAQQLLFTRISFLLTGAWWFGFSQYTFKHLPQFGDVKDKLPKDLVLLNYKNIFKKHEEQGGFFEVFKDNLSFYKDIAKESFHELFKVGGELFKDKNLKFFLSSFFFYSVGMQTIFLMATLFGKSEINLAQDKLIGTLLVIQIEAIIGAVIFSRLSKKIGNKNVISIAIILWIVACLWAYFLNKENPTVEYQFYGVAAVVGLVMGGLQAMSRSTYSKLLPENSMENTTYFSFYDVLEKIAIIIGTFIFATLIEHFNNMRIAALSMTIFFAAGLVLIRFLKVKMRTDRETL from the coding sequence ATGTCTGAAACTGAGAATCGACAGCCTAAAAACATAAAGAATAATCCGAAGATTATGAAAGCCTGGGCTGTATATGACTGGGCAAACTCCGTGTATTCCCTGGTTATTACCTCTACTATTTTCCCTATTTATTACTCTATCCTTACCACAGCGTACGAGAAAAAGGAATATATAGCAGAAACCAAAACATGGATTGATGTTCCCGTAAGGCATACGATCAAAATTTTTGGAGAAGGATATCAGCCAGATGCTGTGTATGGATATTCACTTACCATATCATTCTTTATTGTAGTATTGTTGTCTCCATTTTTATCTTCATTAGCAGATACTATCGGAAACAAAAAGTCTTTCCTGCAGTTTTTCTGCTATCTGGGAGCAACATCATGTATGGGATTAGCCATGTTTACAGGGATGCACAACGTATTTCTGGGACTTCTCTTCAGTATTACGGCCAGTGTCGGCTTCTGGGGAAGTTTGGTGTTTTACAACTCCTTTCTTCCGGATATTGCCACACCGGACAGGCAGGATGCGCTTTCTGCAAGAGGATATGTCTACGGATATATTGGCTCTGTAGTTTTAGTCGTACTATGCTTAATTCTTATTCAGGTTTTTGCAAAAGGAGCGGCTCAGCAGTTATTATTTACAAGAATCAGTTTCCTGTTAACGGGAGCATGGTGGTTTGGGTTCTCTCAATATACATTCAAACACCTTCCTCAGTTTGGGGATGTGAAAGATAAGCTTCCTAAAGATCTTGTATTACTGAATTATAAGAATATCTTCAAGAAACATGAAGAACAGGGAGGTTTCTTTGAAGTATTTAAAGATAACCTTAGCTTCTATAAAGATATTGCAAAGGAAAGTTTCCATGAACTGTTTAAAGTAGGAGGGGAACTTTTCAAAGACAAAAATCTTAAATTCTTTCTGTCGAGTTTCTTCTTTTACAGTGTAGGAATGCAGACGATTTTCCTTATGGCAACCCTGTTTGGGAAAAGTGAGATCAACCTTGCTCAGGATAAACTGATCGGAACCCTTTTGGTAATCCAGATTGAAGCGATCATTGGAGCTGTTATTTTCTCAAGGTTATCTAAGAAAATCGGGAACAAAAACGTTATTTCAATTGCGATCATCCTATGGATCGTTGCTTGTCTTTGGGCTTATTTCCTGAACAAAGAAAATCCAACAGTAGAATACCAGTTTTATGGGGTAGCTGCAGTGGTAGGATTGGTGATGGGTGGCCTTCAGGCGATGTCCAGATCTACCTATTCAAAGCTGCTTCCTGAAAACTCGATGGAAAACACAACCTACTTCAGTTTCTATGACGTATTGGAGAAAATTGCGATTATCATCGGGACATTCATCTTTGCAACATTAATTGAGCATTTCAATAATATGCGTATCGCAGCATTATCAATGACCATATTCTTTGCGGCAGGATTAGTTTTAATCAGATTCCTGAAGGTCAAAATGAGAACCGACAGAGAAACTTTATAA
- a CDS encoding bifunctional nuclease family protein produces the protein MDYKQLIIRGISYSQTQSGAYALLLEHEETHIKLPVVIGNFEAQSISLGLEKDIHPPRPLTHDLFTKFIVSANYELISVIIYQIVDGVFFSNINFKNKANDEELILDARTSDAVAMAVRFDAPIFTTQQVLNEAGILLELEDVAKEDQSFSETVQTEDNLKSLSMEELQKLLEDAVKEEDYDTALEIQEEIKRRKKTID, from the coding sequence ATGGATTATAAACAGCTAATTATTCGCGGAATATCGTACAGCCAGACCCAGTCGGGGGCTTACGCATTGTTACTGGAGCATGAAGAAACACACATAAAATTACCTGTTGTTATAGGAAATTTCGAAGCCCAGTCTATCTCTCTCGGATTGGAAAAAGATATCCATCCACCGCGTCCTCTTACTCATGATTTATTCACAAAATTTATAGTCTCTGCCAACTATGAGCTGATCTCTGTTATTATTTATCAGATTGTAGACGGAGTATTCTTTTCAAATATCAACTTTAAAAATAAAGCGAACGACGAAGAATTGATTCTTGATGCCAGAACCTCTGATGCGGTTGCAATGGCGGTAAGATTTGATGCACCTATATTTACAACACAGCAGGTTTTGAATGAAGCAGGGATTTTATTAGAACTGGAAGATGTTGCCAAAGAAGACCAATCTTTCTCAGAAACTGTACAGACGGAAGATAATTTAAAATCTCTTTCTATGGAAGAACTTCAGAAATTACTGGAAGATGCCGTTAAAGAGGAAGATTATGATACTGCTCTTGAAATTCAGGAAGAGATCAAGAGAAGGAAAAAGACAATTGACTAA
- a CDS encoding proline dehydrogenase family protein, with product MPIFNDTKVAFADKSDAQLRKAYWMFKMIEQPALTSLGTSVLNFTVHNNFPFVNGIVKNTLFEQFCGGETREESMKAVKQLFKRGVGSIFDYSIEGKEDEETFDAVCKEIKDIVRFSVGNPAIPFIVFKPTAFGRIDLYEAVGKGAELTTSQKEEWARVVKRFDEVCSLCHENDKKVMVDAEETWMQDAADHLCEEMMEKYNQQKPIVWNTIQMYRTGRLEYMEANLQRAREKNYFIGYKIVRGAYMEKERARAAEKGYADPIQPSKDASDKNYNAGIDFVMNHLDKVSAFFGTHNEISSELIMDKMKAKSLDTDNPHVYFGQLYGMSDNITFYLSDKGYNVAKYLPYGPVKDVVPYLTRRARENTSVAGQTGRELGLIKKELERRKK from the coding sequence ATGCCCATTTTTAATGATACTAAAGTTGCATTTGCAGACAAGTCTGATGCACAATTGAGAAAGGCTTACTGGATGTTTAAAATGATTGAACAGCCCGCTCTTACAAGCCTTGGAACTTCTGTTCTGAATTTTACAGTACACAACAATTTTCCTTTCGTTAACGGAATTGTAAAAAATACCTTATTTGAGCAATTCTGTGGCGGTGAAACCCGTGAAGAAAGTATGAAGGCTGTGAAACAGCTGTTTAAAAGAGGAGTTGGAAGTATTTTCGATTATTCTATTGAAGGTAAAGAAGATGAAGAAACTTTTGATGCGGTTTGCAAAGAAATTAAAGATATTGTTAGATTCTCAGTGGGAAATCCGGCCATTCCTTTTATTGTATTCAAACCTACTGCTTTCGGAAGAATTGATCTTTATGAAGCCGTTGGAAAAGGAGCGGAGCTTACTACCAGCCAGAAAGAAGAATGGGCAAGAGTGGTAAAAAGATTTGATGAAGTATGCAGTCTTTGTCACGAGAATGATAAAAAAGTAATGGTAGATGCTGAAGAAACCTGGATGCAGGATGCGGCAGACCATCTTTGTGAAGAAATGATGGAGAAATATAACCAGCAAAAACCTATCGTTTGGAATACCATCCAGATGTACAGAACAGGAAGACTGGAATATATGGAAGCCAATCTTCAAAGAGCAAGAGAGAAAAACTACTTCATCGGTTACAAAATTGTTCGTGGTGCTTATATGGAAAAAGAAAGAGCCAGAGCAGCAGAGAAAGGATATGCAGATCCTATCCAGCCAAGTAAAGATGCTTCAGATAAAAACTACAATGCAGGAATCGACTTTGTGATGAATCATCTGGATAAAGTTTCTGCCTTCTTTGGAACCCATAACGAAATCTCTTCAGAGCTGATTATGGATAAAATGAAAGCAAAATCTTTGGATACTGACAATCCACACGTTTATTTTGGGCAGCTTTACGGAATGAGTGATAATATTACGTTCTATTTGTCTGATAAAGGCTATAATGTGGCTAAATATCTTCCATATGGACCTGTAAAGGATGTTGTGCCATATCTTACAAGAAGAGCCAGAGAAAACACTTCTGTAGCCGGACAAACCGGAAGAGAGCTGGGACTTATCAAAAAAGAACTGGAAAGAAGAAAAAAATAA
- a CDS encoding nucleoside permease codes for MNLKLRLTILSFLQFFVWGAWLITMANFWFGTKHWEGTQFGAVFGTMGIASIFMPTITGIIADRWINAERIFSVLHILYGVTLFILPHSTDPNSFFSVMLLAMCFYMPTIALANSISYTILKNNNLDVVKDFPPIRVWGTIGFIVAMWITNLSGNKATEGQFYIGGAIAIFLGIYALTLPKCPPQKLIDKNSPLSEQLGLNAFKLFGNYKMALFFLFSMLLGAALQLTNAYGDVFLSEFAHFPKYADSFVVQRSTIIMSISQVSETLFILAIPFFLKKFGIKKVMLMSMLAWVLRFGFFAYGVPDGFGLSLIILSCIVYGMAFDFFNISGSLFVETTTDKKIRSSAQGLFMMMTNGFGAVFGSYIAGWAIDKFFTHKFATVSELSTYLETTPDNPTFLEILKNSFNAAVNSDGTLSSVVMVKDWQQIWLSFAIYSLVLAIFFAVLFKHKHNPEDVSSVKH; via the coding sequence ATGAATTTAAAATTACGACTGACCATCCTCAGTTTTCTTCAATTTTTTGTTTGGGGAGCATGGCTGATTACGATGGCAAACTTCTGGTTTGGCACAAAACATTGGGAAGGAACTCAGTTTGGAGCTGTGTTCGGAACCATGGGAATAGCTTCCATCTTTATGCCAACCATTACTGGAATTATCGCTGACCGCTGGATCAATGCGGAACGCATATTTTCAGTACTACACATTCTTTATGGGGTTACTCTTTTCATATTACCTCATTCCACAGATCCAAATTCTTTCTTTTCAGTAATGCTTCTTGCGATGTGTTTTTACATGCCTACGATAGCACTTGCCAACTCAATTTCTTATACGATCCTGAAAAATAACAATCTGGATGTTGTAAAAGACTTCCCGCCGATTCGTGTATGGGGAACTATTGGTTTTATTGTTGCCATGTGGATTACAAATCTTAGCGGAAACAAAGCTACAGAAGGACAGTTTTATATTGGAGGAGCTATCGCAATATTTTTAGGAATTTATGCACTTACCTTACCAAAATGTCCGCCACAAAAGCTGATTGATAAAAATTCGCCGCTATCTGAACAATTAGGATTGAATGCATTCAAACTTTTTGGAAACTATAAAATGGCCTTGTTCTTTTTATTTTCAATGCTTTTGGGAGCTGCACTTCAGCTTACCAATGCATATGGAGATGTTTTCTTAAGTGAATTTGCCCATTTTCCTAAATATGCTGACTCATTTGTAGTACAGAGATCTACCATTATCATGTCAATTTCTCAGGTATCTGAAACCTTGTTTATTTTGGCGATTCCTTTCTTCCTGAAGAAATTCGGAATTAAAAAAGTAATGCTGATGTCTATGCTGGCTTGGGTATTAAGATTCGGATTCTTTGCATATGGCGTTCCGGACGGATTTGGACTTTCTCTGATCATCCTTTCATGTATTGTATATGGAATGGCATTTGATTTCTTTAATATTTCAGGGTCACTTTTCGTAGAAACAACTACAGATAAAAAAATACGTTCTTCAGCTCAGGGGTTATTTATGATGATGACCAACGGTTTCGGAGCTGTTTTTGGAAGTTATATTGCAGGTTGGGCTATTGATAAATTCTTTACCCATAAATTCGCAACCGTTTCAGAATTATCTACTTATCTGGAAACTACACCGGATAATCCTACTTTCCTTGAAATTCTGAAAAATAGTTTCAATGCAGCGGTTAATTCAGACGGAACCCTTTCGTCTGTAGTGATGGTAAAAGACTGGCAGCAGATATGGCTTTCATTTGCTATTTATTCGCTGGTACTGGCTATATTCTTTGCTGTATTGTTTAAACACAAGCACAATCCGGAAGATGTTTCGTCAGTAAAACATTAA